Within the Novosphingobium pentaromativorans US6-1 genome, the region GGGATTGCCGAAGCCGCCCTGTTTGAGGCGTTCGCCGAGTTTCTGGGCCATCGCGGCCACTTGCCTCGTCGACCGGCCGGAAGCGATCACCATGTAGTCGGCGATGCTCGACTTGCCTTCGAGATCGATCGTAACAAGGTCCTGCGCCTGGTCGTCATCCAGGGACTGCAGGACCAAGGCCAATTGCGGGTCGTCGCTGTCGACCATGGCCGGGGGCGTTGCGCCGGTTGAAGCCGGCTGTATCTGTGCCTGTGGCATCTAGTTCGGTACTGCTCCTTTCAATGACCGTCCCGGCGCGATGGCAAACATCCCGCCGCAGACAATCAGGTTTTCGAGGGGATGGATTCGCAGCAAAGACGGGCGAGGCCCAATCACGCTGCATCTCCGGTAATCGGGCGGTGCGTGACACCGTCCCGATAGCGACCGTTGCGCGAAAGTCCGTTCGACGGCTTCCGGGCCCAGTCCGGATCGGCCCGGCGTATCGCCGTTGCCGACCGCGTATCGGGGTCGAATCGCAATGTCACCAGCGCAGGTGCGCTCCACCTTTCCGGACCTCTGAGACTGGATTGGGGTCTCCGGAACTTCCCCAGCCAGGCCATCGCGGGGCTCGCGAGGGCAGCGCCATCATACCCCGGACGCGCAATTACCGCAATCGGCATGAGTCGGGCGAGATTGCGCCAGTCCTTCCAGCGGTGCAGCTGGGCGAGATTGTCCGCGCCCATGAGCCAGACGAACCGGCGTTTCGGATAGCGCCGAAGCAGCTTCCCGAGCGTGTCGACGGTATAGCGAGTCCCCAGTTCCCGCTCGATCGCAGTCACGCGGATTCGCGATCTGCGCGCCTGCCGCCGGGCCGAGGCGACACGCGCCGCCAGCGGCGCCATGCCCGCCGTCGGCTTGAGCGGATTGCCTGGAGAGACCAGCCACCAGACCTCGTCCAGCCCCAACGCGTCCATCGCGAAGAGGCTGATGCGCCGATGAGCGCCATGCGCCGGGTTGAAACTGCCGCCCAGCAGACCGGTGACCGGCCCCGTGCGGCCCATTCGGGTTGCCTTTCTCAGGGCCGTCTCACTCAGGGCCGGGCCTGCCCGTTCCCGCGCACCTGCCACTTGTAGGTCGTCAGCCCTTCGAGCGCGACCGGGCCGCGCGCATGAAGGCGGCCGGTGGCAATGCCGATCTCCGCGCCGAGACCGAACTCCCCGCCGTCGGCGAACTGGCTCGAGGCATTGACCATGACGATGGCGCTGTCGGCTTCGGCAAGGAACCGCTCGGCCACGTCCTCATCGGCCGTGATGATCGCGTCGGTATGATGCGAGGAATGCGCCGCGATGTGATCGAGCGCAGCATCGAGGCCGTCGACGACGGCAACCGAGAGCACCGCGTCGAGATACTCGGTATCCCAGTCTTCCTCGGTCGCAGGCAGGATCCGCGGATCGAGCGCGCGCGCACGGGCATCGCCGCGCAGTTCGCAGCCGGCATCGAGCAATGACGTCACGACGTCGCGCGAACCGGGGAACTGCGTATCGAGCAGCAGGGTCTCCATCGCCCCGCAGATACCGGTCCGCCGCATCTTGGCGTTGAGCGCGACGCTACGGGCCATTTCCGGATCGGCAGCAGCATGGACGTACGTGTGGCAGATGCCGTCGAGGTGGGCGAGCACCGGCACGCGGGCATCGGCCTGGACCCGCGCGACGAGGCTCTTGCCGCCGCGCGGCACGATCATGTCGATCAGGCCGGCCGCGGTCAGCATGGCACCGACGACCGCACGGTCCTGCGTCGGTACGAGTTGGATCGCCGCTGCAGGTATGCCGACACTCTCCAGCCCCTTGGCCATCGCGGCCTGGATCGCTCGGTTGGAATGGAGCGCCTCGCTGCCGCCGCGCAGCAGCACGGCATTGCCTGAGCGCAGACACAGGGCTGCGGCATCGGCGGTCACGTTGGGACGGCTTTCGTAGATGATACCGATCAGGCCGATCGGGATACGCACGCGGCTGAGTTGCAGGCCGTTGGGCCGCTCGGTCCGTTCGATAACCTGCCCGACGGGATCGGGCAAGGCGGCGACCTGCTCGAGGCCATGGGCAATGCCTTCGAGACGCGCCGGGTCGAGCCGCAGGCGATCGAGCAGGGCACCGGTCAGGCCCTTGGCTTCACCTGCAGCGATGTCGAGAGCGTTCGCCTCGAGGATTGGCCCTTCCGCCTCCCGCAGAGCCGCAGCCGCAGCGCGCAGGGCCTCGGCCTTCCTGGCATCGCTGAGCCGGGCAAGGACGCGCTGGGCGGCGCGTCCGTCACGGGCGATGCGCGCAACGAGCATTTCGGGCGATTCGGTATCGGTCGTACCGGCTATCGTGGTCTCTACGGTCATGGGCGCGAACTAGCACCGAAGCGGCCGCCTGTCACCGATCCGCATCACTAACCAGATCGGTGCGACTCGGATAAATGGTTAACCGCTTACGGAAACAGGGCAACCATTCTTGACAAGAACTGCGCAAACCCGGGGCTTGGGTCAAAGGGCGGTTCCATCAAGTCATCGCACCGGGCGCTCAACTCACCCCGATTCTGCAGCCCTTTAAGGCCAGTCGATTCGCAATTTGCCCCCTCCCCTGCTACCTGCCGGCGCCGGGACTGGGAAAACAACAGTTTAGCGAGCGGGGTCGTTTTGAATTTCACATCAGCCGGGGCGTGGCTTTCACGCCTCAGGGCCAAATTTCCAGATCGCGAGTTCATCATGCGGTCAGACGGACAGGTCCGATTCATCCGCATTTCCTCTGCCATGCAGCTGAGTGCCGTCGGCGGCGCAGTGTTGCTGGCGACGGCCTGGTGCGGCTCGATGGGCGCAGTGGCGTTCGAGCGTTGGTCCGCGACGAGCGAACAGGCCGAACTGCTCGACCGTGAAGCCAAGGTCGCCACGGCCGAAAGCCGAGTCGCCAAGTATCGCGACGGCCTCGATGAAGTGACGTCCGACCTCTCGCGCCGCCAGAAGTTCATCGAACAGATGGTCGAAGCGCACATCGGCGACCTCCCCGAAGACAAGGCCGAAGACGAGACCGTTTCCGACAGCACGCCGGAGACCGCCAAGTCCGTCTCCAAGGTCAGCGCCGTCCTGCCCGAGGCTTCGGAACTGACCCGGATCGAGTCCGAGCAGCTCGCCTTCGTCGAACGCCTGACCCGCTATGCCGACCGCCGCTCCGAATCGGCCTCCAACGCCATTCGCAAGCTCGGTCTCAATCCCAGCACGATCATCGCCGGCTCGCGCCGCGCTGAAGGTGGTCCGCTGCTGCGCCTTGCCACCGGCAAGGACGGTTCGCTGGACCCGCGCTTCAAACGTCTGGGCGTCAGCCTCGCCCGGATGGACGCCCTGGAAAACGGTCTCGCGTCGATCCCGCAGGTAAAACCCGCCAGGGTCGCCTACGTTTCCTCGAGCTACGGCTATCGTGCCGACCCGTTCACCGGCGCCGCCGCTTTCCATGCCGGGCTCGACTTCCCCGGCCCGAAAGGATCGCCGATCTACGCTGCGGCCAAGGGCAAGATCACTTTCGTCGGTCGCCGCCAGGGCTACGGCAACTGCATCGAGATCAGCCATGGCAATGGCCTGATGACCCGCTACGGCCACCTTTCGGCCTTCAAGGCCAAGGTCGGCCAGAAGGTCGACGCCGGAACCGTCATCGCCGCCATGGGCAGCACCGGTCGCTCGACCGGTTCACACCTCCACTTCGAAGTCCGCGTCAATGGCCGGCCGGTCAACCCGCGCCCGTTCCTCGAGGCTGCCACCAATGTTCAGCAAGAAGCCCGCTAATATGGCCAAGTCGAATGCAGGCCTGCGTCCGTCGAATGGTTCGACGTTCTCGATGCTGGGCGCCGACACCAATATCGTCGGTAATATCGAGGCTTCGGCAGACCTGCACATCGACGGCCGGATCGAAGGCGACATCACCTGCAATGCCCTGGTCCAGGGTGAGGCGAGCGAAATCGTCGGCGCCGTGAAGGCGGAAACGGTCCGCATCGCCGGCACCGTGCGCGGGACCATCGCCGCACGCGAGGTCGTCGTCCTCAGGACCGCGAAGATCGACGGTGACGTGGCCTACGATGCCCTCACCATCGAACAGGGTGCCCGCCTAGACGGACGCCTGAGCCCGAGCGGTGGCCACATGCCACCCGCCTTCGGCGCTGCCGACGAAGCGCAAGTCGCGCTCGAAGCGGCCGAATAATCGCAATTCCGTGATGTGAAGCAGGCCGCTCGCTCAGGAGCGCCTGCTCTTTCTACTTGCCCAGCACCTCGGCACGCAGCGCCTTGCGGTCGAGCTTGCCGACCATCGTCTTTGGCAGCGAATCGCGCAGGACCACCTTGTCGACGCGCTCATGCTTGCCGACCCGCTCGTTGAGCCAGGCGGCGATGTCTTCGGCGCTCGCAGCCTCACCGCTTTCGGCGACCACATAGGCGCGCGGGACTTCACCGTGATACTCGTCGGGCACGCCCAGCACCATCGCTTCGCGCACGGCGGGATTGGCGAGGAGGATTTCCTCCACCTGGCTGGGAAAGACCTTAAACCCGCCAACGGCGATCATGTCCTTGCTGCGGTCGATAAGGTGGACATAGCCGTCCTCATCGATCGTTGCGATGTCACCGGTGCGCAGCCAGCGCTTGCCTTCCAGTTCGACGAAGACCGCGGACGCGGCCTCGGGCCGATTCCAGTAGCCGGCCATGACCTGCGGACCATTGATCGCCAGTTCACCCGGCTCGCCTGAGGCTGCCGCACGCGTGGGATCGTCCTTGTCTAGCAGGCGCAGGTCCGTGCCGGGCATGGGATGGCCGATGGTTCCCGGTCGTTCCGGCCCGTCGAAAGGATTGGTGGCGACAACCCCGGCGGCCTCGGTCAGCCCGTAGCCTTCAACCAAGGTCGCGCCACTCGCCTGCTCAAAGCGCGCCTTGACCGGGCCCGGCAGCGGCGCCCCACCGGAAATGCAGGTGAACAGGCTTGAGAAATCGGTCCGGGCCATGTCGGGATGATCGAGCAGGGCCTGGTACATCGTCGGCACGCCAGGCATCGCCGTCGCTTTCACCCGCTGCAGCGTGGCCAGGCATTGCCCGGCATCGAAGCGCGGCAGCATGGCGATGGTGCCGCCATCATAGACCGTGCGGTTCAGCACCGTCGCATTGGCAAAGACATGGAAGAAGGGCAGAACGCCGACGATCACGTCGCGCGCATGGGCGTGGGGATCGATCTCTTCGATCTGCCGCGCGTTCACCGTGAGATTCTGGTGGGTGAGCATCGCGCCCTTGGGTGTTCCGGTCGTGCCGCCGGTATACTGGAGCATCGCAAGGTCGGTCATCGGCTCGATATCGACCGGCGCAAGGTCACCTTCATGCAGCACGTCGGTAAATTCGAACACGCCTTCTTCGCGCGGGATAGCGGCGATATCCTTGCGGCGAAGCAGGCGCAGGCCAAGGCTTTTCCAGAACGGCAGCATGCTGGAGAGACGCGCGACCACCAGCCATT harbors:
- the rsfS gene encoding ribosome silencing factor; protein product: MPQAQIQPASTGATPPAMVDSDDPQLALVLQSLDDDQAQDLVTIDLEGKSSIADYMVIASGRSTRQVAAMAQKLGERLKQGGFGNPRVEGLPAADWVLVDAGGVIVHLFRPEVRSFYNLERMWGFDGPSGAA
- a CDS encoding bactofilin family protein — translated: MAKSNAGLRPSNGSTFSMLGADTNIVGNIEASADLHIDGRIEGDITCNALVQGEASEIVGAVKAETVRIAGTVRGTIAAREVVVLRTAKIDGDVAYDALTIEQGARLDGRLSPSGGHMPPAFGAADEAQVALEAAE
- a CDS encoding glutamate-5-semialdehyde dehydrogenase: MTVETTIAGTTDTESPEMLVARIARDGRAAQRVLARLSDARKAEALRAAAAALREAEGPILEANALDIAAGEAKGLTGALLDRLRLDPARLEGIAHGLEQVAALPDPVGQVIERTERPNGLQLSRVRIPIGLIGIIYESRPNVTADAAALCLRSGNAVLLRGGSEALHSNRAIQAAMAKGLESVGIPAAAIQLVPTQDRAVVGAMLTAAGLIDMIVPRGGKSLVARVQADARVPVLAHLDGICHTYVHAAADPEMARSVALNAKMRRTGICGAMETLLLDTQFPGSRDVVTSLLDAGCELRGDARARALDPRILPATEEDWDTEYLDAVLSVAVVDGLDAALDHIAAHSSHHTDAIITADEDVAERFLAEADSAIVMVNASSQFADGGEFGLGAEIGIATGRLHARGPVALEGLTTYKWQVRGNGQARP
- a CDS encoding M23 family metallopeptidase, with translation MNFTSAGAWLSRLRAKFPDREFIMRSDGQVRFIRISSAMQLSAVGGAVLLATAWCGSMGAVAFERWSATSEQAELLDREAKVATAESRVAKYRDGLDEVTSDLSRRQKFIEQMVEAHIGDLPEDKAEDETVSDSTPETAKSVSKVSAVLPEASELTRIESEQLAFVERLTRYADRRSESASNAIRKLGLNPSTIIAGSRRAEGGPLLRLATGKDGSLDPRFKRLGVSLARMDALENGLASIPQVKPARVAYVSSSYGYRADPFTGAAAFHAGLDFPGPKGSPIYAAAKGKITFVGRRQGYGNCIEISHGNGLMTRYGHLSAFKAKVGQKVDAGTVIAAMGSTGRSTGSHLHFEVRVNGRPVNPRPFLEAATNVQQEAR
- a CDS encoding AMP-binding protein — protein: MDERIGPRAWRESYAHPCDWQQDFAPLAMPQMFAGSVAAYGERVLADFLGRTFTYRQIDAEARRFACGLQSLGLGKGDRIGLFLPNVPCYLSAYFGAFMAGVTVVNFSPLYTATELEAQVADSGARLLVTLDVPALLPTACKVHRESALEWLVVARLSSMLPFWKSLGLRLLRRKDIAAIPREEGVFEFTDVLHEGDLAPVDIEPMTDLAMLQYTGGTTGTPKGAMLTHQNLTVNARQIEEIDPHAHARDVIVGVLPFFHVFANATVLNRTVYDGGTIAMLPRFDAGQCLATLQRVKATAMPGVPTMYQALLDHPDMARTDFSSLFTCISGGAPLPGPVKARFEQASGATLVEGYGLTEAAGVVATNPFDGPERPGTIGHPMPGTDLRLLDKDDPTRAAASGEPGELAINGPQVMAGYWNRPEAASAVFVELEGKRWLRTGDIATIDEDGYVHLIDRSKDMIAVGGFKVFPSQVEEILLANPAVREAMVLGVPDEYHGEVPRAYVVAESGEAASAEDIAAWLNERVGKHERVDKVVLRDSLPKTMVGKLDRKALRAEVLGK
- a CDS encoding nicotinate-nucleotide adenylyltransferase, with the translated sequence MGRTGPVTGLLGGSFNPAHGAHRRISLFAMDALGLDEVWWLVSPGNPLKPTAGMAPLAARVASARRQARRSRIRVTAIERELGTRYTVDTLGKLLRRYPKRRFVWLMGADNLAQLHRWKDWRNLARLMPIAVIARPGYDGAALASPAMAWLGKFRRPQSSLRGPERWSAPALVTLRFDPDTRSATAIRRADPDWARKPSNGLSRNGRYRDGVTHRPITGDAA